From one Amycolatopsis sp. FDAARGOS 1241 genomic stretch:
- a CDS encoding NAD(P)-dependent oxidoreductase: MRIFLAGASGVVGRRLVPELLAAGHEVVGLARGQASADTITGLGAHAVLGDVYDAPGLAGAVAAARPDVVVHQLTDLAAGDRAANSRLRTVGTRNLVDAARAAGVRRMVAQSISWAYEPGAAPAAEGVPLDLHGAPDRVATVTGVADLETAVAELPEWVVLRYGTLYGPGTWYTAGGLMAQLAAAGRLPANADVTSFVHVDDAASAALAALTWPTGAVNVCDDDPAPGVEWVPVFCAAIGEPAPAPAEGERTGWARGADNRKARKELGWVPAWPSWRDGFAKA; this comes from the coding sequence ATGCGGATCTTCCTCGCCGGGGCGTCCGGCGTGGTCGGCCGGCGGCTGGTGCCGGAGCTGCTCGCCGCGGGCCACGAGGTGGTCGGGCTCGCGCGTGGCCAGGCGTCGGCCGACACCATCACCGGGCTGGGGGCGCACGCGGTGCTGGGCGACGTGTACGACGCGCCGGGCCTCGCGGGGGCCGTCGCCGCCGCGCGGCCGGACGTCGTGGTGCACCAGCTGACCGACCTCGCGGCCGGCGACCGGGCCGCGAACTCCAGGCTGCGGACGGTCGGCACGCGCAATCTGGTCGACGCCGCCCGAGCCGCGGGCGTGCGGCGGATGGTCGCGCAGAGCATTTCGTGGGCATACGAACCGGGCGCCGCGCCGGCCGCGGAGGGCGTCCCGCTCGACCTGCACGGCGCGCCCGACCGCGTCGCCACCGTGACGGGCGTGGCGGACCTGGAGACCGCCGTCGCCGAGCTGCCGGAGTGGGTCGTGCTGCGCTACGGCACCCTCTACGGCCCCGGCACCTGGTACACCGCCGGCGGCCTCATGGCCCAGCTCGCCGCGGCCGGCCGGCTACCCGCCAACGCGGACGTCACGAGCTTCGTCCACGTCGACGACGCCGCCTCGGCCGCCCTCGCGGCCCTCACCTGGCCGACCGGCGCGGTCAACGTCTGCGACGACGACCCCGCGCCGGGCGTCGAGTGGGTGCCGGTGTTCTGCGCTGCGATCGGTGAGCCGGCACCGGCGCCGGCCGAGGGGGAGCGCACCGGGTGGGCGCGCGGCGCGGACAACCGGAAGGCCCGCAAGGAACTCGGCTGGGTACCGGCGTGGCCGTCGTGGCGCGACGGTTTCGCGAAGGCCTGA
- a CDS encoding PLP-dependent aminotransferase family protein — MPSWDNPLGLDLHIDVGGELGSRSIAAALREAVTSGRLPAGTRLPGTRSLADDLGIARGTVVEAYAQLVAEGWLVSTTGSGTHVAETRLPAAKATPEPSGRRLLDLRPGRPDLSLFPHRLWAASVKRTLTAAEGSTLDYGDPAGLRVLREAVATYVSRTRGVRAEAEAVVITSGFTHGLALLARALRETGVRTIATEDPGMPHHRRMIEGAGLATAPLPVDPHGADPGAIPAGARAVLLTPSHQHPRGVVLSPSRRAAFLAWADSCDGLLVEDDYDGEFRYDKQPVGALQASAPERVVFAGSTSKALAPGLRIGWLVLPQRLRIPVLDALLLTGATVAAPGQLALADLFERGDYDRHVRRARHTYQKRRADLAARLATLTDVPLDGVPAGLHALLPLATPVEEKRLTDTGLSAGLRVQGLHAAGYWHSARRSKAGLIIGFASPPQHSWHPALDALTRLLDGAAIAPW; from the coding sequence GTGCCGTCGTGGGACAACCCGCTGGGGCTCGACCTGCACATCGACGTCGGTGGTGAGCTGGGGTCGCGGTCGATCGCAGCCGCGCTGCGCGAGGCCGTGACGTCCGGGCGGCTGCCCGCCGGCACGCGGCTGCCCGGTACCCGCAGCCTGGCCGACGACCTGGGTATCGCGCGCGGCACGGTCGTCGAGGCGTACGCGCAGCTCGTGGCGGAGGGGTGGCTCGTGAGCACGACCGGCTCTGGCACGCACGTCGCCGAAACGCGGCTGCCGGCGGCGAAAGCCACGCCCGAGCCGTCCGGCCGGCGGTTGCTGGACCTGCGGCCCGGGCGGCCGGACCTGAGCCTGTTCCCGCACCGGCTGTGGGCGGCGAGCGTGAAGCGCACTCTGACGGCCGCGGAAGGCTCCACTTTGGACTACGGCGACCCGGCCGGGCTACGGGTGCTGCGCGAAGCAGTGGCCACGTACGTTTCCCGCACCAGGGGCGTCCGGGCGGAGGCGGAAGCGGTGGTGATCACCAGCGGGTTCACGCACGGGCTGGCGCTGCTGGCTCGGGCGTTGCGGGAGACGGGCGTGCGCACGATCGCCACCGAGGACCCCGGTATGCCGCACCACCGGCGGATGATCGAGGGCGCCGGCCTGGCGACCGCGCCGCTGCCGGTGGACCCGCACGGCGCCGACCCGGGCGCGATCCCGGCCGGCGCCCGCGCGGTCCTGCTCACGCCGTCGCACCAGCACCCGCGTGGCGTCGTGCTGAGCCCCAGCCGGCGAGCCGCCTTCCTCGCCTGGGCCGACTCGTGCGACGGCCTGCTCGTCGAGGACGACTACGACGGCGAGTTCCGCTACGACAAGCAGCCCGTCGGCGCGCTGCAGGCCTCGGCGCCGGAGCGGGTCGTCTTCGCGGGCAGCACGAGCAAGGCCCTGGCGCCCGGCCTGCGCATCGGCTGGCTCGTGCTGCCCCAGCGGCTGCGCATCCCCGTCCTCGACGCCCTCCTGCTCACCGGCGCCACGGTCGCCGCCCCCGGCCAACTGGCCCTCGCCGACCTGTTCGAACGCGGCGACTACGACCGGCACGTGCGCCGCGCCCGCCACACCTACCAGAAGCGACGGGCCGACCTCGCGGCCCGCCTCGCCACCCTGACGGACGTTCCGCTCGACGGCGTCCCCGCCGGCCTGCACGCCCTGCTGCCGCTGGCCACCCCGGTCGAGGAGAAACGCCTGACCGACACCGGGCTCTCCGCGGGCCTGCGCGTCCAGGGCCTCCACGCGGCCGGCTACTGGCACTCGGCCCGTCGCTCGAAGGCCGGCCTGATCATCGGCTTCGCGTCCCCGCCGCAGCACTCGTGGCACCCGGCGCTCGACGCGCTGACCCGGTTACTGGACGGAGCCGCGATCGCCCCCTGGTGA
- the sigJ gene encoding RNA polymerase sigma factor SigJ, which translates to MTEVADGGLTDAVAAFEAARPRLFGIAYRILGTAADAEDVVQDTWIRWQRTGRTTVRNAEAFLVTTASRLALTASSSARARHELYVGPWLPEPVPTGEDTEHLVECDEALELAVLLLLERLTPQERAVYVLKEAFDYPYRDIAEFLDVTEEHARQLGHRARAHVARERGGRVSPAERDRLLRAFLAAAQRGDPAQLQDMLAENAVAYSDGGGVVTAARKPVAGRERVARYLVRTVGIYGQHVQTEFVEANGQHVVYVSRAGQPLATVWLDASPEGIDQVCFVVNPAKLAPLAAARGG; encoded by the coding sequence GTGACCGAAGTGGCCGACGGCGGGCTGACCGACGCGGTGGCGGCCTTCGAGGCCGCGCGCCCGCGCCTGTTCGGCATCGCCTACCGGATCCTGGGGACGGCGGCCGACGCGGAGGACGTCGTGCAGGACACGTGGATCCGCTGGCAGCGCACGGGTCGCACGACGGTGCGCAACGCCGAGGCGTTCCTCGTCACCACCGCGAGCCGGCTCGCGCTCACCGCGTCGAGCTCCGCGCGGGCGCGCCACGAGCTCTACGTCGGCCCGTGGCTGCCGGAGCCGGTCCCGACCGGCGAGGACACCGAGCACCTCGTCGAGTGCGACGAGGCGTTGGAGCTGGCCGTGCTCCTGCTGCTCGAACGGCTGACCCCGCAGGAACGCGCGGTGTACGTGCTGAAGGAGGCGTTCGACTACCCGTACCGCGACATAGCGGAGTTCCTCGACGTCACCGAGGAACACGCACGGCAGCTCGGGCACCGCGCTCGCGCCCACGTCGCGCGCGAGCGCGGCGGGCGCGTGAGCCCCGCCGAGCGCGACCGGCTGCTGCGGGCGTTCCTCGCGGCCGCGCAGCGGGGTGATCCGGCGCAGCTGCAGGACATGCTCGCGGAGAACGCCGTGGCCTATTCGGACGGTGGCGGAGTCGTCACCGCGGCGCGGAAACCGGTGGCGGGGCGCGAGCGCGTGGCGCGGTACCTCGTGCGGACGGTCGGGATCTACGGGCAGCACGTGCAGACCGAGTTCGTGGAGGCGAACGGGCAGCACGTCGTCTACGTCTCGCGCGCGGGCCAACCGCTGGCGACGGTCTGGCTCGACGCGTCGCCCGAGGGCATCGACCAGGTGTGCTTCGTGGTGAACCCGGCCAAGCTCGCCCCGTTGGCGGCGGCCCGCGGAGGCTGA
- a CDS encoding Rrf2 family transcriptional regulator, producing the protein MNRGVEWSVHVLLSLAWLEDDRPVPTAELASSFELPVAYLNKQLQALVRAGLLRSVPGAHGGFLLAKRPEDITLMDVVAAIEGRETAFQCTEIRRQGMGQDAPRSAFRRKCAIDAAMQQAEAQWRRALAAQTIADIRAEVDGYAPSAARLARKAYGRA; encoded by the coding sequence ATGAACCGGGGCGTCGAGTGGTCCGTCCACGTCCTGCTGTCGCTCGCCTGGCTCGAGGACGACAGGCCCGTGCCCACGGCGGAGCTCGCGAGCAGCTTCGAACTCCCGGTCGCCTACCTCAACAAGCAGCTGCAGGCGCTCGTCCGGGCCGGCCTGCTGCGTTCGGTCCCCGGCGCCCACGGTGGGTTCCTGCTCGCGAAGCGCCCTGAGGACATCACTCTCATGGACGTGGTCGCCGCGATCGAGGGCCGCGAAACCGCGTTCCAGTGCACCGAGATCCGCCGGCAGGGCATGGGCCAGGACGCGCCCCGCAGCGCGTTCCGCCGCAAGTGCGCGATCGACGCCGCGATGCAGCAGGCCGAGGCGCAGTGGCGCCGGGCGCTGGCGGCGCAGACGATCGCGGACATCCGCGCCGAAGTGGACGGCTACGCGCCGTCCGCCGCTCGTCTCGCCCGCAAGGCGTACGGCCGCGCCTGA
- a CDS encoding cupin domain-containing protein has translation MNQPSGPSNNYENLLTQTPPFVPEGAHFMVGTVTVPPGDPGSGPHRHSGPVFGYVLEGQILFELEGEEPYPIKAGDAFWEPGGDVVHWQAANLLDDAPSKFVVTMVCAPDVPMMTFLDEAEMRERDHLRHPSARRFS, from the coding sequence ATGAACCAACCATCCGGTCCGAGCAACAACTACGAGAACCTCCTGACGCAGACGCCGCCGTTCGTCCCGGAGGGGGCGCACTTCATGGTCGGCACCGTGACGGTGCCGCCGGGTGATCCGGGCAGCGGCCCGCACCGGCATTCCGGGCCCGTGTTCGGCTACGTGCTCGAAGGCCAGATCCTCTTCGAACTCGAGGGTGAGGAGCCTTACCCGATCAAGGCGGGCGACGCGTTCTGGGAGCCCGGCGGCGACGTCGTGCATTGGCAGGCCGCCAATCTGCTCGACGACGCGCCGAGCAAGTTCGTGGTGACCATGGTGTGCGCACCCGACGTGCCGATGATGACGTTCCTCGACGAGGCGGAGATGCGCGAACGCGACCACCTGCGCCACCCGTCGGCACGCCGCTTCTCCTGA
- a CDS encoding fumarylacetoacetate hydrolase family protein translates to MREIVDGAVVREATTAGLDPVDVVRRLSHAAPLSPGDVVAIGIPGGPRRQLGAHCVLETEIDEIGFQENELRQPVQEIESRVDRRARTSRA, encoded by the coding sequence CTGCGCGAGATCGTCGACGGCGCGGTCGTCCGCGAAGCCACCACCGCCGGCCTCGACCCGGTCGACGTGGTCCGCCGGCTGTCGCACGCCGCGCCGCTGAGCCCCGGGGACGTCGTCGCCATCGGCATTCCCGGTGGCCCCCGGAGACAGCTGGGCGCACACTGCGTGCTGGAGACCGAGATCGACGAGATCGGCTTCCAGGAGAACGAACTGCGGCAACCGGTCCAGGAAATCGAGTCCCGAGTGGACCGGCGCGCGCGAACGTCACGGGCTTAG
- a CDS encoding fumarylacetoacetate hydrolase family protein produces MKLTTIRTCGGTRAARAERDGTLVELAWPDVGTALRDPWWRSVARTAAGSVHEAMFSTRAPLVLSAGRICCVGRLNRTATWLPATLVGSRDEIRLPPGPGADCETHLAAVLGAPLHRACEPAAAAAIAGFSTLTAVTTPGGGTLSFGSALATPDELPAAPAHASPCARSSTARSSAKPPPPASTRSTWSAGCRTPRR; encoded by the coding sequence GTGAAACTGACCACGATCCGCACCTGCGGCGGCACCCGGGCGGCCCGCGCCGAGCGCGACGGTACCCTCGTCGAACTGGCGTGGCCGGACGTCGGCACGGCGCTGCGCGATCCGTGGTGGCGGAGCGTCGCGCGCACGGCCGCGGGCTCCGTGCACGAGGCGATGTTCAGCACCCGCGCGCCGCTGGTCCTGTCGGCCGGCCGGATCTGCTGCGTCGGCCGCCTCAACCGGACCGCGACGTGGCTGCCGGCGACCCTCGTCGGCTCCCGCGACGAGATCCGCTTGCCACCCGGTCCGGGCGCGGACTGCGAAACCCACCTCGCCGCCGTGCTCGGCGCGCCGCTCCACCGCGCATGCGAACCGGCGGCCGCCGCGGCGATCGCCGGGTTCTCCACCCTCACCGCCGTCACCACTCCCGGCGGTGGCACCCTCTCGTTCGGGTCGGCGCTCGCGACCCCCGACGAACTCCCGGCGGCGCCCGCCCACGCGTCACCCTGCGCGAGATCGTCGACGGCGCGGTCGTCCGCGAAGCCACCACCGCCGGCCTCGACCCGGTCGACGTGGTCCGCCGGCTGTCGCACGCCGCGCCGCTGA